The following coding sequences lie in one Crassostrea angulata isolate pt1a10 chromosome 10, ASM2561291v2, whole genome shotgun sequence genomic window:
- the LOC128165116 gene encoding crossover junction endonuclease EME1-like, whose translation MQQHLWKDRLQTAFFDDGVATVKVDKNGQGLLKVWKQQLLQFKNISPDIADAIVQAYPSPRLLMEAYRKCNDSKEQEKLLENIVVRRGAGVLETSRRVGKEMSRRIYTFVTSSNPNEVIK comes from the exons ATGCAGCAGCATCTGTG GAAAGATCGATTACAGACAGCTTTCTTTGATGATGGTGTAGCTACAGTAAAAGTTGACAAGAATGGACAAGGTCTTCTGAAGGTTTGGAAGCAACAGTTGCTGCAGTTTAAGAACATCAGTCCTGACATTGCTGATGCTATTGTACAGGCCTATCCCTCCCCTCGCTTACTGATGGAG gCATACAGAAAATGCAATGATTCAAAGGAACAAGAAAAATTACTAGAAAATATTGTG GTAAGAAGGGGAGCTGGTGTTTTGGAGACGTCACGCAGAGTGGGAAAAGAAATGTCAAGGAGAATTTATACTTTTGTGACCAGTTCCAATCCTAATGAAGTTATCAAATGA
- the LOC128165213 gene encoding uncharacterized protein LOC128165213, translated as MATSLTVAAQHCLKCGALNCDEVCPFYCNPCHQRLCEECRNQNSPDTIGYDHQIPVEKCKLHPTRYADILCNECNIPLCSKCSTMKEHRGHTFNDPGETYAEKIEFCHYAISKIQRNHLQTYHHLIKRKDNDAEIRMLIDGIRQSVKTEAESLKEIVEKMTLDKLEYADAIEETLFKILKAQEKSFEDYIVYLEKNYRKFRDHLSVKNFKVLLLTSFENWVIQSIPDIKNPVPPIFTEGQFCKDDVAKLLGSIHFTDDKKGKAMETVSTRLKQNQKDKEKHSLKLTMPLHSSLVRVRKYRLPVEDHAYHISLDNCGRFWVSDGSGNIVHMDVRGNYLKNIKSSGRFEGHHTVTQDGNLIFADRKYKVIRIITLEYEITNFIRTGEWEPFSIHSSHINGDILVGMIKGREAKVTRYNKSGEEIQNIQRDNKGRELYRNPHYITENINGDICTSDYNKQALVVVNKSGQHRFSYKGLKAKFYPYGVCTDILGHIIVCNISTNTVHLLDQEGQFLSLLLTPQQGVDYPLSLCVDFENNLFVGRWNYKVEVYKYLF; from the coding sequence ATGGCGACCTCTTTAACAGTCGCTGCTCAACACTGTTTGAAGTGTGGCGCTCTTAACTGTGACGAAGTTTGTCCTTTTTACTGCAATCCTTGTCATCAACGATTGTGTGAAGAATGTAGAAATCAGAACAGTCCAGACACCATTGGATATGACCATCAGATCCCTGTGGAAAAATGTAAGCTCCATCCGACTCGATACGCAGATATCCTTTGTAATGAATGCAACATTCCACTTTGTTCTAAGTGTTCAACCATGAAAGAACATCGAGGTCATACATTTAATGACCCGGGGGAAACATATgcagaaaaaattgaattttgtcaTTATGCAATCtccaaaattcaaagaaatcATCTTCAAACTTATCACCATTTGATAAAGAGAAAGGACAATGACGCAGAAATACGGATGCTTATAGATGGCATCAGACAATCCGTAAAGACTGAAGCTGAATCCTTAAAGGAGATTGTAGAAAAGATGACATTAGACAAATTGGAATACGCCGATGCGATAGaagaaacactttttaaaattcttaaagcACAGGAAAAATCATTTGAAGACTATATTGTATacctagaaaaaaattacaggaAGTTTCGTGACCATCTCTCTGTCAagaatttcaaagttttattatTAACCAGTTTTGAGAATTGGGTAATCCAATCCATTCcagatataaaaaatccagTTCCACCAATATTTACTGAAGGTCAATTTTGCAAAGATGATGTTGCCAAGCTACTTGGAAGTATTCATTTTACGGATGATAAAAAAGGAAAAGCTATGGAGACTGTCTCTACACGTTTAAAGCAGAACCAAAAAGACAAAGAGAAACATTCCCTAAAACTAACAATGCCACTGCATTCTTCTCTTGTTAGGGTCAGAAAGTACAGACTACCAGTTGAAGACCATGCATATCATATATCGTTGGATAATTGTGGCAGATTTTGGGTCAGTGATGGGAGTGGGAACATTGTCCACATGGATGTACGAGGaaattatcttaaaaatataaaaagtagtGGTAGATTTGAGGGCCATCACACAGTCACGCAGGACGGGAATCTGATCTTTGCAGACAGAAAGTACAAAGTCATCAGAATAATAACATTGGAATATGAAATTACTAACTTCATTAGAACAGGTGAGTGGGAACCTTTCAGCATACACTCCTCCCACATCAACGGGGACATACTGGTGGGGATGATTAAGGGTAGAGAGGCTAAGGTCACCAGGTACAACAAGTCAGGAGAGgaaatacagaacatacagaGAGACAACAAAGGACGGGAACTGTATAGAAATCCAcactacatcacagaaaacatcaatggtgaTATTTGTACCTCAGACTATAACAAGCAAGCTTTAGTGGTAGTAAATAAATCTGGGCAACACAGGTTCTCCTATAAAGGACTTAAAGCAAAGTTTTATCCCTATGGAGTATGTACAGATATCCTCGGCCACATAATAGTGTGTAATATTTCCACAAACACTGTTCATCTTCTAGATCAGGAGGGTCAGTTCCTGTCACTACTTCTTACACCACAACAAGGGGTAGACTATCCTCTAAGTCTTTGCGTAGATTTTGAGAACAACCTGTTTGTAGGACGATGGAACTACAAAGTGGAAGTGtacaaatatcttttttaa